A region from the Coffea eugenioides isolate CCC68of chromosome 9, Ceug_1.0, whole genome shotgun sequence genome encodes:
- the LOC113783431 gene encoding inositol transporter 4-like isoform X1, translating into MVEGGVTAVSRTELTEFWRTIWRTPYIMRLALSAGIGGLLFGYDTGVISGALLYIRDDFDSVKNNTFLRETIVSMAVAGAVIGAAFGGWLNDKCGRKKSILLADMLFVAGAILMAAAPGPWMIIIGRIFVGLGVGMASMTAPLYISEASPARVRGALVSTNGLLITGGAFLSYVINYAFTKTPGTWRWMLGVAGFPALIQFLLMLWLPESPRWLYMENKTDEARKILEKIYPAEEVEEEVQALKASIEAEKAQEGPLNENFFAKLKAAWGNVVVRRGLYAGITVQVAQQFVGINTVMYYSPTIVQFAGFASNSTALALSLITSGLNVVGTIISMLFVDRYGRRRLMIVSMFGIIVCLVVLSVMFFEAASHAPRVSHSESFNFSVNSTCPSFVQASNPASWNCMTCLNASPKCAFCSNGASQYQPGACLVVDDGLKDKCHSEQHRVWFTEGCPSKFGIFTVLLLGLYIISYAPGMGTAPWIVNSEIYPLRYRGLGGGTAAVSNWVANLIVSESFLTLTEALGSAGTFLLFAGFSFLGLVAIFFVVPETKGLQLEEIESVLQEGYKPTLFCCKGKAEEKDSGR; encoded by the exons ATGGTGGAGGGGGGCGTTACTGCTGTGAGCAGAACAGAGCTCACGGAATTCTGGCGGACGATTTGGAGAACGCCTTATATTATGCGCCTTGCCTTATCAGCTGGAATTGGAGGGCTTCTGTTTGGCTATGACACTG GTGTTATTTCTGGTGCCTTGCTCTACATCCGGGATGACTTTGATTCCGTTAAAAACAACACATTTCTGCGA GAAACTATTGTTAGCATGGCAGTAGCAGGAGCTGTGATTGGTGCTGCATTTGGTGGTTGGCTCAATGACAAGTGTGGTCGGAAGAAATCAATTCTTTTAGCTGATATGCTGTTCGTTGCAGGTGCCATACTTATGGCTGCTGCTCCTGGTCCCTGGATGATCATTATTGGGAGAATATTTGTGGGATTGGGAGTTGGAATGGCGTCCATGACAGCACCTCTCTATATTTCGGAAGCTTCTCCTGCTAGAGTTAGAGGTGCATTAGTTAGTACCAATGGTTTGCTGATTACCGGAGGAGCTTTTCTGTCTTATGTGATCAACTATGCATTCACCAAG ACGCCTGGGACGTGGCGTTGGATGCTTGGAGTAGCAGGTTTTCCGGCTCTGATCCAATTTCTTTTGATGCTTTGGCTTCCTGAGTCTCCTAGATGGCTCTATATGGAG AATAAAACGGACGAAGCTAGGAAGATTCTGGAGAAGATTTATCCTGCCGAGGAAGTTGAGGAAGAAGTCCAGGCCTTAAAAGCCTCCATCGAAGCTGAGAAAGCTCAGGAAGGGCCTTTAAATGAAAACTTTTTCGCGAAGCTTAAAGCGGCCTGGGGTAATGTAGTGGTCCGGAGGGGACTGTATGCCGGAATCACCGTCCAAGTAGCTCAACAGTTTGTTGGTATCAACACCGTTATGTACTATAGCCCTACCATAGTACAATTTGCGGGATTTGCTTCAAATTCGACGGCTTTGGCACTATCTCTGATTACCTCTGGTCTTAATGTTGTGGGTACCATCATCAGTATGCTTTTTGTTGACAGATATGGCAGGAGGAGATTGATGATAGTCTCCATGTTTGGGATCATAGTTTGTCTGGTGGTGTTATCCGTCATGTTTTTTGAAGCTGCCTCTCATGCCCCACGAGTCAGTCACTCTGAATCCTTCAATTTTAGCGTCAATTCTACCTGTCCCAGCTTCGTCCAAGCCTCAAATCCTGCATCTTGGAATTGCATGACATGCTTGAACGCATCTCCAAAGTGTGCCTTTTGTTCTAATGGAGCTAGCCAA TATCAACCTGGGGCATGCTTAGTGGTGGACGATGGTCTGAAGGATAAATGCCACAGCGAACAACATCGCGTATGGTTCACCGAAGGCTGTCCGAGCAAATTCGGAATTTTCACCGTCCTGCTCCTAGGATTGTACATCATTTCGTACGCTCCTGGGATGGGGACTGCACCTTGGATCGTGAACTCTGAGATATATCCATTGAGATACAGAGGGTTAGGCGGTGGAACTGCGGCAGTCTCCAACTGGGTGGCTAATCTGATTGTCAGCGAGTCATTCTTGACGCTGACAGAGGCACTTGGGTCTGCCGGCACTTTCCTTTTGTTTGCTGGattctcctttcttggactggTGGCCATTTTCTTCGTCGTACCTGAAACCAAAGGTTTGCAATTGGAGGAGATTGAGAGCGTGCTCCAAGAGGGTTACAAGCCAACCTTGTTCTGCTGCAAGGGAAAAGCAGAGGAAAAGGACAGTGGCAGGTGA
- the LOC113783431 gene encoding inositol transporter 4-like isoform X2: MAAAPGPWMIIIGRIFVGLGVGMASMTAPLYISEASPARVRGALVSTNGLLITGGAFLSYVINYAFTKTPGTWRWMLGVAGFPALIQFLLMLWLPESPRWLYMENKTDEARKILEKIYPAEEVEEEVQALKASIEAEKAQEGPLNENFFAKLKAAWGNVVVRRGLYAGITVQVAQQFVGINTVMYYSPTIVQFAGFASNSTALALSLITSGLNVVGTIISMLFVDRYGRRRLMIVSMFGIIVCLVVLSVMFFEAASHAPRVSHSESFNFSVNSTCPSFVQASNPASWNCMTCLNASPKCAFCSNGASQYQPGACLVVDDGLKDKCHSEQHRVWFTEGCPSKFGIFTVLLLGLYIISYAPGMGTAPWIVNSEIYPLRYRGLGGGTAAVSNWVANLIVSESFLTLTEALGSAGTFLLFAGFSFLGLVAIFFVVPETKGLQLEEIESVLQEGYKPTLFCCKGKAEEKDSGR, encoded by the exons ATGGCTGCTGCTCCTGGTCCCTGGATGATCATTATTGGGAGAATATTTGTGGGATTGGGAGTTGGAATGGCGTCCATGACAGCACCTCTCTATATTTCGGAAGCTTCTCCTGCTAGAGTTAGAGGTGCATTAGTTAGTACCAATGGTTTGCTGATTACCGGAGGAGCTTTTCTGTCTTATGTGATCAACTATGCATTCACCAAG ACGCCTGGGACGTGGCGTTGGATGCTTGGAGTAGCAGGTTTTCCGGCTCTGATCCAATTTCTTTTGATGCTTTGGCTTCCTGAGTCTCCTAGATGGCTCTATATGGAG AATAAAACGGACGAAGCTAGGAAGATTCTGGAGAAGATTTATCCTGCCGAGGAAGTTGAGGAAGAAGTCCAGGCCTTAAAAGCCTCCATCGAAGCTGAGAAAGCTCAGGAAGGGCCTTTAAATGAAAACTTTTTCGCGAAGCTTAAAGCGGCCTGGGGTAATGTAGTGGTCCGGAGGGGACTGTATGCCGGAATCACCGTCCAAGTAGCTCAACAGTTTGTTGGTATCAACACCGTTATGTACTATAGCCCTACCATAGTACAATTTGCGGGATTTGCTTCAAATTCGACGGCTTTGGCACTATCTCTGATTACCTCTGGTCTTAATGTTGTGGGTACCATCATCAGTATGCTTTTTGTTGACAGATATGGCAGGAGGAGATTGATGATAGTCTCCATGTTTGGGATCATAGTTTGTCTGGTGGTGTTATCCGTCATGTTTTTTGAAGCTGCCTCTCATGCCCCACGAGTCAGTCACTCTGAATCCTTCAATTTTAGCGTCAATTCTACCTGTCCCAGCTTCGTCCAAGCCTCAAATCCTGCATCTTGGAATTGCATGACATGCTTGAACGCATCTCCAAAGTGTGCCTTTTGTTCTAATGGAGCTAGCCAA TATCAACCTGGGGCATGCTTAGTGGTGGACGATGGTCTGAAGGATAAATGCCACAGCGAACAACATCGCGTATGGTTCACCGAAGGCTGTCCGAGCAAATTCGGAATTTTCACCGTCCTGCTCCTAGGATTGTACATCATTTCGTACGCTCCTGGGATGGGGACTGCACCTTGGATCGTGAACTCTGAGATATATCCATTGAGATACAGAGGGTTAGGCGGTGGAACTGCGGCAGTCTCCAACTGGGTGGCTAATCTGATTGTCAGCGAGTCATTCTTGACGCTGACAGAGGCACTTGGGTCTGCCGGCACTTTCCTTTTGTTTGCTGGattctcctttcttggactggTGGCCATTTTCTTCGTCGTACCTGAAACCAAAGGTTTGCAATTGGAGGAGATTGAGAGCGTGCTCCAAGAGGGTTACAAGCCAACCTTGTTCTGCTGCAAGGGAAAAGCAGAGGAAAAGGACAGTGGCAGGTGA
- the LOC113782949 gene encoding U-box domain-containing protein 4, which translates to MVSVEDSHSHTYSHSIPNSTSRFPQTPQQHHYYYTPPPLSSSAKLHRSMGRSMRTIRSNFFQIHDASPDHPSLLSLPQISTNVSENLSDSALIDLRLGELATKTASHTPAGGVRDPAAPFVTEDFTYLDMISRSFGSDLSACSSDISGELHRLATVPDPAPISELQPQDEPEPCTGFLQRETFSTEIIESISPEDLQPTVKLCVDGLNSSSVAVRRSAAAKLRLLAKNRADNRALIGEAGAVPALIPLLRCSDPLTQEHAVTALLNLSLHQDNKALIADAGAVKSLVYVLKTGTEISKQNAACALLNLALVDENNKLSIGACGAIPPLVALLINGSNRGKKDALTTLYKLCSVKLNKERAVTAGAVRPLVGLVGEQGTGLAEKAMVVLSSLAGIEMGRDAIVEEGGIAAFVEAIEDGSDKGKEFAVLTLLQLCGDSVRNRGLLVREGGIPPLVALSQTGTAKAKHKAERLLEYLREPRQEASPSTP; encoded by the exons ATGGTGTCCGTAGAAGATTCCCATTCCCATACTTACTCTCACTCCATTCCCAATTCCACCTCTCGTTTCCCTCAAACGCCTCAACAACACCATTACTATTACACTCCCCCGCCCCTCTCTTCTTCTGCTAAACTTCACCGCTCCATGGGCCGTTCCATGCGCACTATTCGctccaatttcttccaaatccatGACGCCTCCCCCGACCACCCTTCCCTTCTCTCCCTTCCCCAAATTTCTACCAATGTTTCCGAAAATTTGTCTGACTCCGCCCTCATCGACCTCCGTCTCGGCGAACTCGCCACCAAAACTGCCTCCCACACCCCCGCCGGAGGGGTTCGGGATCCCGCCGCCCCGTTCGTAACTGAGGATTTTACTTACCTTGACATGATTTCCCGTTCCTTCGGCAGCGACTTGTCCGCCTGCTCCAGCGACATCTCCGGCGAGCTCCACCGACTCGCCACTGTCCCCGATCCTGCCCCCATCTCTGAGCTCCAGCCCCAGGACGAGCCCGAACCCTGCACTGGCTTTCTCCAGAGGGAAACCTTCTCCACTGAGATTATCGAGAGTATCTCGCCGGAAGACCTTCAGCCCACCGTCAAACTCTGCGTAGACGGACTCAATTCCTCCTCCGTCGCAGTTCGAAGGTCGGCGGCAGCTAAACTGAGGCTCCTGGCCAAGAACAGGGCCGATAATCGGGCTCTCATTGGCGAGGCTGGAGCTGTCCCGGCCTTGATACCGCTGCTCCGGTGCTCAGACCCCCTGACGCAGGAACACGCCGTCACGGCCTTGTTGAATCTTTCCCTCCATCAAGATAACAAAGCTCTGATAGCTGACGCTGGAGCTGTAAAATCACTCGTTTATGTGTTGAAAACCGGCACCGAGATCTCGAAACAGAACGCTGCCTGCGCCCTGCTGAATTTAGCTTTAGTCGACGAGAATAATAAATTGTCAATAGGCGCATGCGGGGCTATTCCTCCGCTAGTGGCCTTGTTGATAAATGGGTCCAACAGAGGGAAGAAAGATGCTTTGACAACTCTCTACAAGCTTTGCTCGGTCAAACTGAACAAGGAGAGGGCGGTGACTGCCGGCGCGGTGAGGCCGCTGGTGGGTTTGGTCGGAGAGCAAGGGACAGGGTTGGCAGAGAAGGCGATGGTTGTGCTGAGTAGCTTAGCTGGGATTGAAATGGGCCGCGATGCAATTGTGGAGGAAGGTGGGATTGCTGCCTTTGTGGAGGCTATTGAAGATGGCTCTGATAAGGGGAAGGAATTCGCGGTGTTGACATTATTGCAGCTTTGTGGGGATAGTGTTCGGAACAGAGGGTTGTTGGTCAGGGAAGGGGGGATCCCTCCCCTTGTGGCGCTGTCTCAGACTGGGACTGCTAAGGCTAAGCACAAG GCTGAAAGGCTTCTGGAGTACTTGAGAGAACCAAGACAAGAGGCTTCTCCTTCAACCCCGTAG